The DNA segment TTGATATGCGGGCGGCCCTGCTGACGGCTCTGGCATTGGTGACACCATCGACCGGCTTCATCCTCGATTCTATCAGGCAATTTGGACTCGATAGCCGGGAACAATTCTGGGTCAGATCCAAGGCCATTGCCACCGAACTGGTCGCTCTGATCGTTTTATTCATCACTCTGCAGTCGGTCACCATGGGCAAGCTGGGTCTTTCCTTTTTGGCGCTGATTGCCATGATTGCCATTCTCCCGGTGCTGTTCCGTTTTTTCGCCCTGCGCGTGGCGCCATTCGCCCCGAACTCGGAATTCGCTTTCCTGCTTATTGTCGCCGTAGCCAGCGCTTTTCTGACTATGTATCTCGGCGTTTATTATCTGGTCGGCGCTTTTGTGGTCGGGATTACGGCCCAGCGGTTCCGAACCGTTCTACCGTCTCTGACATCGGCCAAAATGCTATTTGCCGTCGAGGTTTTTGCCTCATTTTTCGTGCCGTTCTATTTTTTCGCGGCCGGGCTTAACCTGGAACGATCCCATTTTTCTCTCCCCGCTTTCTATACCGGCCTGCTGTTGGCCACCATAATAATCCCTTTACGTCTCCTGGTAGTGGCTCTTCACCGCCGGGTCACACTCGGGGAATCCTATCGCAAAAGTTTTCGAATCGGCTTGTCGATGCTGCCGACTTTGGTATTTTCGTTGGTGATATTGGCCATTCTCCGGGATCGTTTCGACCTGCCCCCATACCTTTTTGGCGGAATCGTGATATATACCATTATCAATACGGTACTGCCGGGATTTATTTTGAGGATCTCCCCGCCCGATTATGAATCGCCGCATGTCCCGGAGACCGCTACGGGTCTGCCGGAAAATAATATCGATTTCCTCAGCGAGAATAGTAACTCACAACCGGCAGATCGCTGATGTCACGGAACCTGTCCCTCTCCTCTGCATGATTGACAATCAGAATGCTGTCATCGGATCGGAGTTTCGAAAGATCCAGATCGCCGATATGCCGATATTCCTTTTCCGGCGTCCAGTCGCCCCTGATTCCCATATTTTGAAAGTACGGTCTATCTTCGGTATCAAGATATTGATACATGTCCCTATGGCCATAGAAGACCCTTTTTATACTCAACTTTTCGGCAAAATCGGCCCTTATGGCAATCCCGTACGGTTCAAAAGTCATTTCTTGATAGCGGGCCCGCCAGCGCATCAGGGCGGCCGCCGCGGATGGCTTTAGTGATGAAAACGGAACCGCCGGATATTCCGTTCGATAATGTCTTGATGAGGCCCTCAATTTTCTTTCCAACACAATTCTAATCAAAGTATCCAGAGCCGATCGCGCATAATGGTCTTCACAACCGGCTATTGCCTGATAAAATTGGAATGAGGTCTCCCCGGGCCAGGGCCCATTGGAGGATTTGGTCCAGTGAATCAAATAGTCGTCAAGCAACATATCAATTTCTGGGTCTATTTTATTCTTGTCTACTGATATTTTGCAGATCCTGTGGTCCCGTTGATATTCAACCCTGAAATTATCTTCAACCGCCGCGCCGTTCGCCCGAGCCATACGAAGCTGTTCATCCAAATTCCCGCCGGACCTGATAGATACGGGAAATATCAGGTCGGCCTCTCTCATCATGGTCCGGTCGCGCAGCTCTTGAAAATTCGATTTTTTTGATCGCTTTTTATCACATTCAAGAAACCGCCAGCCGATTAAACCATCGTCCAGATGAAAGCCCTCAATTATTCCTTTGGTTACCCTGTCTGCATTTTCATCGGGCGCCAATGGAATGTAGATCATCAGTCTCACTTTATGGCGCGATGCCAAATAGAGAGTCATCTCCCAGCTGCTCATTCCGATCGATGTCAGGATTATGGCGCCGCGCTCCTTTGATTCAAGCACCGCTTTTTCGGTATTAGTTATCCAGGCATCGTTCCCGAACGGCCGCAAAGTCTGTCGTGAATTCAGGATCAATATTTTGGCATCCGAACGATGAATCATCGGAAACAATATAATGATATATATTTGGCAGGAAATAAAATAATCAGTTCAGGATTCTAATCAGTACAATTTCACTAGATTGGTATTGCGATAGTAAAATTTCAGGATTTGATCAAATTTCTTGCCTCTGCGGGCCATACCCATTGCCCCGCATTGGCACATACCCACCCCATGACCGTACCCGCCTCCGGCAAAATCAACCTTGATCAGTCTCCCATTATTATCATACAATGGCTCGACATCGAATTTCGCCGATTGAAGAATCAATTCCGGATTCGAAGAGCGTTTGAACACCCAGCGGATCTTATCCTTGCCGAAAGTGTAATCGCGCGAGGTGGTTTTTAAAATCATTTCGGCTACCCGCCCCCCGGCCGTACGTGATGTAATTCTTATGTCGGTGATATCGTCAAGATGCACCTCCCGGCCCCGATCGGCGGAAAGGTACTGCTCCAGACGCATTTTCAGTTGCTGGGCGGTATAAGTCTCATGCCAGCGATAATATTTCGACCAGCTGCACGCGCCGCTGTCATCAACCGCCCTGAGATATGGTGCCGCCGGTTTGTCCCAGACTTCCTCGATATCATCGGTATAACCGCCGCAGGTGGAATGATAATAAGCGGTGATGAAGCCATCTTGAAATTTTATCACATAGCCCCGGGTGGCGTCGATCGCTTTTGAAATCAGAGGGACTTCGGCTTCCACCCCTTCATATAATTGATCGGTGACATCATTACGCAGATCGTATGATTCGCCGGGATATTGCGATAGACGCGACATCGAGTAGGTTCGCGCCGCCACGGCCTGGGCCTTGATCGCTTCCAGATCGGAATCACCCACCTTGCCCATTTCCGGAGGTACCACCCCCTTGAGATAATCATCGATATGTGCCACATTTATGACCATTAAATTCATTCCGTGCCGCACGATGCGGAGCATCCCCCGATATCCTTTGCCATTAAATTCCAGATAGCCGTCTCCTCCACGCGGCATGACCATGACCTCATCATAACGTTCCCCGATTTTGTCCCGCCCCAGGGAAAGCGACATCATCCCCCGATCGGGGCGGATCTGAATCGGATGCGACGAATAATAGACATAGCTCTTGTCACCGATTAAACCTTCCAGCGAATATGACCCATGACTAGATATTTTTACTTCCGGAGAGTTATTTTCCACCAGGACCCGCACAAAAGGCAGCCTGACATTAACCATTTCCCCGCCCTCGTGAAGCTGCGGAACGGCGCTGCAACCCCAAACCACAATAATTACTGCCAAGCCGACAAACAGACGCAGTGATGGCCTTACCGAGGACTTGAGAAAATTCCTGTTTAATTGAGTCATTAATGTCTTTCTTAACGGCCCGCGGGCAAGACTATTCTTCCCGCAACCGTCCGACCCGCGACTCCGGTCAATCGGCTCAAGTCGGCCCTCGTCCCGTGTATGACCAGACCGCCCATTACCGCATAACAGACCGCTTCCAGATAGTCGGGATTAAAACCAAGTTTGTCAACGGTGATAAACTGCAATTGGGGAAGATTCATCTTTAGGCGTGTCTGAAGGTACTTGTTTTTCGCTCCGCCCCCGAATAGATATATTTTATCTATCTTGTAACGAGAAATATCCCTCGCAATGCCTTTGGCTATCGATACGGCCGTCAATTCCGTGACCGTCGCCAATATATCTTCCCGCGGCAGGTTGAGTTGTCCGGTGAATCCCAGCGTTTTGTCGGCGAATTTTTCTCCAAATCGCTCCCGCCCGGTCGAGACTCCAAAATGCCCTTTCAGAAATTTATCGGATAAAAGCAATGTTAGCAATCTTCTTGAAATTTTGCCCTTCGCCGCCAATTTGCCGCCGGAATCGAACGTGCGCCCGTACAGCCGCCGCGCCAGAATATCAAGAAGCGAATTCCCCGGACCGCAGTCACGGGCCGAGATCATTCCATGATTCCTGGCCGACGGAAATAGAAAATAATTGGCAATGCCGCCGATATTGATTAACAGGCGGCTCTCTTTTTTGTCGGAAAAGAGAATATGCATCGCCTCGGTAGTTATCGGCGCCCCTTCACCTCCCATGGCTATATCGGTCTGCCGAAAATCGGCAATCGTTGTCAGTCCGGTCAGGCAAGCGATCGATTCGGGATGACCCAATTGTAGAGTCGCACTTAATTTTTTCCCTCTATGGATAAATTTCCCCGGAAGGTGCCTGACGGTCTGCCCGTGGGAGGCAATTAAATCTATTCGGATACCTCTTCTTTTCAATAATCTGATCGTCCGCAACGCTTCTTCTCCGAAAAAGACGCCCAGACGGCGATCCAGGAGTATCATTTCATCTATGGAACGGAAACGGTCACCTATACCATCAATGATTTTCATTGAGAGTAAATTAGGATACGGCACGGTTCTTCCATACAGGCAATCTATTTTCGGACCCGTCGGAGAAAGATCCATTTTCACCGCGGCCAGATCAAGCCCATCGGCCGATGTCCCCGAATTGAGACCCAGCACAATCAGTTGTTTATGTTTGATTAATTCCCGGAATTTCATCAATCAGGTCACCGGAATTATTAATTTTGACTTGATTCCCGAAATCCGGTCAAGAGAAACGCCGACCCGGCTCTTATCGACATGACCATTGCGGTAAGCCTTTTTGAAGTATTGAAGAGCCTCGCGGGCGGCACGGAAATCACTCCCGAAGAGAAGCATATCATGGCCGGCCTGAAATGCCTTCAGGGCCCTTTCGCCGACCGGACCGAGCTCTTCGGCTCCTCCCATCAAGAGATCATCGGTGATTGCAATACCGTCAAAATCCAGCGTCTCCCGAAGCAATTTTCTTATGATAAGTTCGGATACGGTCACCGGATAATCATCAAAGGCCGAAAGAATCATATGGGTGGTCATAATCATGTCGGCGCCGCCGGCAATACCGGCTTTGAAAGTCAGGGCCTCACGATTAACGAATGTCTGAAAGTCGTATTTAGCCACCGCCATTTTCTGATGGGGATCGTTGCAGGCGGCGCCAAATCCGGGGAAATGCTTCAGACAGGATATGATTCCGGCCCGTCCGGCCAGACGCACCGCCTCGTCGATAAAGGGAATGACCTTGGCCGGATTTTGCCCGAAAGTCCGGCCCTTTATACAGGCATTGGCTTTATTCAGATTGAGATCTGCGACCGGCCCGAATACAAGATTTATCCCCAGGGAATTCAAGTAATAGACCGCCCGTTCATAATGCTCGGTAAACAACTCCAGATTCTCTTTTTCCCCATATATTGACGGCGCCTCATATTCGGCCGGGACGCCACGGAAACGGCAAACCCGTCCACCCTCCTGATCGACTCCGATAAACGGGGTGACGGCCGAAACTGACTGAATCTGCTTGATACTGTCTTCGGCCAGACTGTGGGGGTTGCAGTTCGGTTCGAACAGGATGACACCGCCAATCCCTTCCTTTCCTATAAATTCGAGAAATTCGTCCGATGGTTTTTCGGTATCGAAGCCCGTTATGAAGAGTTGTCCCAATCGTTCTATCATACTAAATCACACACACCAAATTTTTACCCGCGCCTTTGGCACGGTACAGGGCCTGGTCGGCGATCGAGAGGATCTCGTCGTGCGACTTGCCGTTTTCCGGGAACGAAGTCACACCGACCGACACCGTGACTTTCAGTTCCGGAATATTATCCCCGCCGCCGAATGTGGCCTCTTCCACCTGCTGGCGAATCCGTTCGCCGATCCGCGAGACCTCAATCTGCGGCGTCTGCGGTAATATTATTATAAACTCTTCGCCCCCATAACGGCAAAATATATCTACATCGCGTATGCATTTTTTCACGACCCCGGTAATGCCTTTCAGGACAATGTTACCGACCTCATGCCCGTAAGTATCGTTGAATCTTTTGAACCAGTCGACATCGAGCATTATTAGCGACAGCGGCAAATTGTATCGGGAGGCGCGCCGCTGTTCTTCTTTCAATTTCTCAGCGAAATATCGGTAATTGTAAATCCCTGTCAATTCATCGGTAATGGTCAATTCTTCCATGCGTCGATGGAGTAAAGCGTTATCGATCGCCAAAGCGGCCGATCTTGCCACCACCGAAAGCATCTTTTCATCGCGCTCGGCGAAGGCGCCGGCCTGCGGAGATTCGGCGGTCAGGACCCCAATCGTCTTTCCATGGGCGATCATCGGCACCAGCATGACACTCCGGGTCGCTTTTTTCAGCGGCTGATAATCGCTTCGGCCGCTGATATCATTAATGATCGCCGTTTCCTCCTGCCTGACCACCATATGAAGCAATTCCTGACGGTTATTCTCTATGGCCTTGAGATGAAAATTATTTTGCCCCCCGATATTGCGGCCGCGATAAATGAAATTTCCCCCGGGCCCCGCAAGAAGCAGACCACTGGCCGGATAAGCCAGGATCCCGCCCATAATATTCATTACCTCCTCAATGACGCCGTCAATATCGAGGATCCCGGTCAAAGCGCGCGAATGCTCATAAATCATTTCCAGGTGCGCCTGCGACTTTTCCAATTCGGCGGTACGCTGATTTAACGTATCGAAGAGATTCAGGAGGCGTCTTTCGGAGCGGCGGATATAATCAGAAACGAAATATATGGCAAAAAGAAGGAACCAAAGGAATCCGACACGCAATACCAGCGGCACGAGGCTGTACAGCTGAATATCACCCAGCACCAGCGAAGCATAGGTGACAGTCACGACGGCGGTCAGAATGGTGGCCGCCCCCAATGTCAAAATGTATGCAGAAAAAGAGACTATCAGATAGTAAAGCAGAAAGAAATCGGACTGAATCCCGCCCGAGAAATGAATAAGAGTCGAGACATAAATAAGGTCGAAGAGTATGACCGAAAGATACGGCTTTTTTAAATCATATTTTCCCTTCTTCACCAGATATCCGAATATTCCCATCTGGATAAGGAAAGTCAGAGTAAGAACCGAGAGAATCAGAGTCTCCCGCGCGCTGATATTCAGAAAAAGAAAAATCCAAATTGTGGCAATAACGGTCAGTAACCGGGAAATCAGAAATATCGAGTCAACCCGGGGAAGTAGCGTTTTTCCCTTATCCTGAAAAATCTTCATTATTCACCCTACAAGATGTCCGACTCAAGCCAGGCTTCTTTTCGTGCTCTTTCGGTATTTTATCGGCAAAATACCGGTATTATTTATTGGGACTTAAATGATTACAAGGAATTGACTGCAGTCTCTCCGGACCCGGCGGCAGCCGCTGCTTTCCTTAAGGTCTGAAGCACCACACCAATCGAGAGCAGGAGTAAGACTATATCCGTAACAGAAAGTATAACATTGGCTTTCGGTATATAGTCAACAACCAGTGAATATAAAAGTGAAGCTATTGTCGTGACCACCATGATAACCGCGGGGATCAAAGTATACCACGATTTCCGGCCCATCAAATTGAGCCATGCCGTCACGGCAATAAGGGTCAAGGCCGCCAGTAATTGATTGCTGGCTCCGAAGATCGGCCAGATTAATCGATAACCATTTGTCACCGCCAAAAGGAACATGGCGGCCACGGCGATCCCGGAATTGACCCAGTAATTTTTCAGGAGTCGCGGCTGGGTCTTGAAAAGTCGGCGCCACAGTTCCTCAAGAATATAGCGATTGAGCCGGACGGCGGCGTCCAGAGTTGTCACCACAAAGCCCTCGACCATTAAAATGCCTATGATGGACCCGAGAGCCACGGAAATGCCGAAAGCGCTGTTCATCAGGTGCCCGACCCCGAGGGAAAAAGCCAGAATGGGATTACCGGCTCCCTCAGCGGGCCAGGTTATTTTCATATAGTCATCAAGGCGGAGCGACGATGTCAGCACCAGCACCACCAAT comes from the Candidatus Zixiibacteriota bacterium genome and includes:
- a CDS encoding Sodium/hydrogen exchanger, which gives rise to MKTTEWHYIILLFGLFVVPRFLQRFRLPTAITSLALGLLAGLGLGLFTGDETIRLLSTFGIVSLFLFAGLDLNFHEIRLEVWVIFQHIIFNIVGIVIVSVAAGRIFHLDMRAALLTALALVTPSTGFILDSIRQFGLDSREQFWVRSKAIATELVALIVLFITLQSVTMGKLGLSFLALIAMIAILPVLFRFFALRVAPFAPNSEFAFLLIVAVASAFLTMYLGVYYLVGAFVVGITAQRFRTVLPSLTSAKMLFAVEVFASFFVPFYFFAAGLNLERSHFSLPAFYTGLLLATIIIPLRLLVVALHRRVTLGESYRKSFRIGLSMLPTLVFSLVILAILRDRFDLPPYLFGGIVIYTIINTVLPGFILRISPPDYESPHVPETATGLPENNIDFLSENSNSQPADR
- a CDS encoding hypothetical protein (Evidence 5 : Unknown function) → MIHRSDAKILILNSRQTLRPFGNDAWITNTEKAVLESKERGAIILTSIGMSSWEMTLYLASRHKVRLMIYIPLAPDENADRVTKGIIEGFHLDDGLIGWRFLECDKKRSKKSNFQELRDRTMMREADLIFPVSIRSGGNLDEQLRMARANGAAVEDNFRVEYQRDHRICKISVDKNKIDPEIDMLLDDYLIHWTKSSNGPWPGETSFQFYQAIAGCEDHYARSALDTLIRIVLERKLRASSRHYRTEYPAVPFSSLKPSAAAALMRWRARYQEMTFEPYGIAIRADFAEKLSIKRVFYGHRDMYQYLDTEDRPYFQNMGIRGDWTPEKEYRHIGDLDLSKLRSDDSILIVNHAEERDRFRDISDLPVVSYYSR
- a CDS encoding conserved hypothetical protein (Evidence 4 : Unknown function but conserved in other organisms), giving the protein MTQLNRNFLKSSVRPSLRLFVGLAVIIVVWGCSAVPQLHEGGEMVNVRLPFVRVLVENNSPEVKISSHGSYSLEGLIGDKSYVYYSSHPIQIRPDRGMMSLSLGRDKIGERYDEVMVMPRGGDGYLEFNGKGYRGMLRIVRHGMNLMVINVAHIDDYLKGVVPPEMGKVGDSDLEAIKAQAVAARTYSMSRLSQYPGESYDLRNDVTDQLYEGVEAEVPLISKAIDATRGYVIKFQDGFITAYYHSTCGGYTDDIEEVWDKPAAPYLRAVDDSGACSWSKYYRWHETYTAQQLKMRLEQYLSADRGREVHLDDITDIRITSRTAGGRVAEMILKTTSRDYTFGKDKIRWVFKRSSNPELILQSAKFDVEPLYDNNGRLIKVDFAGGGYGHGVGMCQCGAMGMARRGKKFDQILKFYYRNTNLVKLY
- a CDS encoding putative Anhydro-N-acetylmuramic acid kinase (Evidence 3 : Putative function from multiple computational evidences), whose translation is MKFRELIKHKQLIVLGLNSGTSADGLDLAAVKMDLSPTGPKIDCLYGRTVPYPNLLSMKIIDGIGDRFRSIDEMILLDRRLGVFFGEEALRTIRLLKRRGIRIDLIASHGQTVRHLPGKFIHRGKKLSATLQLGHPESIACLTGLTTIADFRQTDIAMGGEGAPITTEAMHILFSDKKESRLLINIGGIANYFLFPSARNHGMISARDCGPGNSLLDILARRLYGRTFDSGGKLAAKGKISRRLLTLLLSDKFLKGHFGVSTGRERFGEKFADKTLGFTGQLNLPREDILATVTELTAVSIAKGIARDISRYKIDKIYLFGGGAKNKYLQTRLKMNLPQLQFITVDKLGFNPDYLEAVCYAVMGGLVIHGTRADLSRLTGVAGRTVAGRIVLPAGR
- a CDS encoding putative Beta-D-glucosidase (Evidence 3 : Putative function from multiple computational evidences) → MIERLGQLFITGFDTEKPSDEFLEFIGKEGIGGVILFEPNCNPHSLAEDSIKQIQSVSAVTPFIGVDQEGGRVCRFRGVPAEYEAPSIYGEKENLELFTEHYERAVYYLNSLGINLVFGPVADLNLNKANACIKGRTFGQNPAKVIPFIDEAVRLAGRAGIISCLKHFPGFGAACNDPHQKMAVAKYDFQTFVNREALTFKAGIAGGADMIMTTHMILSAFDDYPVTVSELIIRKLLRETLDFDGIAITDDLLMGGAEELGPVGERALKAFQAGHDMLLFGSDFRAAREALQYFKKAYRNGHVDKSRVGVSLDRISGIKSKLIIPVT
- a CDS encoding putative Diguanylate cyclase (Evidence 3 : Putative function from multiple computational evidences), producing the protein MKIFQDKGKTLLPRVDSIFLISRLLTVIATIWIFLFLNISARETLILSVLTLTFLIQMGIFGYLVKKGKYDLKKPYLSVILFDLIYVSTLIHFSGGIQSDFFLLYYLIVSFSAYILTLGAATILTAVVTVTYASLVLGDIQLYSLVPLVLRVGFLWFLLFAIYFVSDYIRRSERRLLNLFDTLNQRTAELEKSQAHLEMIYEHSRALTGILDIDGVIEEVMNIMGGILAYPASGLLLAGPGGNFIYRGRNIGGQNNFHLKAIENNRQELLHMVVRQEETAIINDISGRSDYQPLKKATRSVMLVPMIAHGKTIGVLTAESPQAGAFAERDEKMLSVVARSAALAIDNALLHRRMEELTITDELTGIYNYRYFAEKLKEEQRRASRYNLPLSLIMLDVDWFKRFNDTYGHEVGNIVLKGITGVVKKCIRDVDIFCRYGGEEFIIILPQTPQIEVSRIGERIRQQVEEATFGGGDNIPELKVTVSVGVTSFPENGKSHDEILSIADQALYRAKGAGKNLVCVI